In Agrococcus jenensis, the genomic window GCGATCGGGAAGGTGCGCGAGACGGAGCCGGCGGTCATGACGATCACGTCGTACTCGAGCGTCGAGGCCTCGCCGAGCTCGGGCTGGATCGTGGCGACCTTGGCGGCGTGGTCGACGAAGGTGACGCTCGCCTGGATGACGCGCGTGCGCGACAGGTGGCGGCGCAGCGAGACGACGGCGTGGCGGGGCTCGATCGAGCCGGCGGCCACCTCCGGCAGGAACGGGAGGTACGTCATGTAGGGCAGCGGATCGACGATGGTGATCTCTGCCTCCGCGGCGCCGAGCTGTCGCTCGAGACCGCGAGCGGTGTACAGGCCGGCGTAGCCGCCGCCGACGATGAGGATCTTGGTCAAAGCGCGCTTCTTCCCCGATATCAGATGTGGATGTGCGTCGAGTCTATCGCGGCTCGGCGTGCGCTTCGCGGTCGGCCGATCCGCGGGCGTCCGGCTGGCACGCGCAGACCTCGGGCGACCAGTCGGCGAGCGCGAGCGCCTCGTCGCCGATCAGGTTGACGCCCGGTCCCGCGGCGAGCGCGTGCGCGATGACGGCGTGCAGGCACTTCACGCGCGTCGGCATGCCGCCGGCGCTGATGCCGGCGATCTCCTCGACGTGGCCATGCGGCTCGCGGTCGGCGAGGTAGGCGGCGTGGGCCGCGGCGTACGCATCCGCCACCGCCGGGTCGTCGAGCCGCTCCTGCAGGGCCGCCATCGTGCCGTCCGCCTCGAGCCTGGATGCGGCGGCCGCGGCGGCGGGATGCGTGAGGTAGTAGAAGGTCGGGAAGGGCGTGCCGTCGGGCAGCCGCGGGCTCGTCACGACGACCGTGGGCGCGCCGCACGCGCAGCGCGCGCCGATGCCGAGCACACCGCGCATCGTCCTGCCGAGCTGGGCCGCCATGATCTCGAGGTCGCGGTCGGTCGCGGGGTCGAGCATGGGGATCTCCAGAGCGGTCGGATCGGTCTGCGGCGCGGTCACTGGGGATCGGGCGCGACGCCGACGAACGACGACGGCCCCTCGTCCGTCAGGCCAGCGATGAGGAACGAGCTCGCCGCCGCCGACGCCCAGTCGCCCGCAGGCTCCTCGAGCGTCGCGGAGGGCACCTCGACGGATGCGGCGTCGAGCGCCGCGCGGTCGTCGAGCACCACGAAGCTCGTCTCGCCGGGGTAGACGAAGAAGAGCCGGTCGCGCGCCTGCGCCTCGATGTAGGCGGGGTCGTCCCAGCGCGCCTGGTCGCTCTGCAGCGCCTCGACGTTGGCCTGCTGCGCGGCGACCTGCGCCTCGAGGGCCGCGATGTCGCGGCGCTGCTCGAGCAGCAGGCCGATCGTCGGCGCGAGCACGACGAAGCCCGCCACCACGAGGCCGACGACCACGAGCAGCAGCCACGACACGCGCAGCTGGCCGGAGGCATCACGGGAGGAGGGCACCCACCGAGGATATCGGCGAGTGCCCTCCTGCAGCGCCCGAACCGCCTGGGGCGGCGAGGCTGCGCTGATCCTGTGCGGCGGCGTCAGCCCTCGAAGCGCGGGAACGCGGCGGCGCCGGCGTACTCGGCGGCCTCGCCCAGGTCCTCCTCGATGCGGAGCAGCTGGTTGTACTTCGCGACGCGCTCGCTGCGGGCCGGCGCACCGGTCTTGATCTGGCCGGCGTTCACGGCGACCGCGATGTCGGCGATCGTGGTGTCCTCGGTCTCGCCAGAGCGGTGCGAGAGCACCGACGAGTAGCCCGCCTGCGTCGCGATGCGGATCGCGTCGAAGGTCTCGGAGAGCGTGCCGATCTGGTTGACCTTCACGAGCAGCGCGTTCGCCGCGCCGCGCTCGATGCCCTCGATGAGGCGCTCGGGGTTGGTCACGAACAGGTCGTCGCCGACGATCTGCACGCGCTCGTCGAGGCGCTCCGTGAGGGCGGCCCAGCCCTCCCAGTCCTCCTCGTTCATCGGGTCCTCGATCGACACGAGCGGGTACGAGTCGACGAGGTCGGTGAAGTAGTCGGTCATGTCGGCGCTCGAGCGGTCCTGGCCCTCGAAGCGGTACACGCCGTTCTCGAAGAACTCGGATGCCGCGACGTCGAGGCCGAGCGCGATGTCGCTGCCGGGCGTGAAGCCCGCCTTCTCGATCGCCTGCACGAGCAGGTCGAGCGCGAGGCGGTTGCTCGCCAGGTCGGGCGCGAAGCCGCCCTCGTCGCCGAGGCCGGTCGAGAGGCCCTGCTCCTTGAGGATGCTCTTGAGCGCGTGGTAGGTCTCGGCGCCCCAGCGCAGGCCCTCGCGGAAGGTCTCGGCGCCGATCGGCAGCACCATGAACTCCTGGATGTCGACGCCGGTGTCGGCGTGCGCGCCGCCGTTGATGACGTTCATCATCGGCACGGGCAGCAGGAAGGCGTTCGGGCCGCCCAGGTACCGGAAGAGCGGCAGCTTGGCCGAGTCGGCGGCCGCCTTCGCGACGGCGAGCGAGACGCCGAGGATGGCGTTCGCGCCGAGGTTCTTCTTGTTGTCGCTGCCGTCGAGCTCGACGAGCGTGGAGTCGACGATGCGCTGGTCGTCGGCGGAGAGACCCTCGATGGCCTCCGCGATCTCCTCGTTGACGGCGTCGACGGCCTGCTCGACGCCCTTGCCGAGGTAGCGGGCGCTGTCGCCGTCGCGCAGCTCGAAGGCCTCGAAGGCGCCGGTCGAGGCGCCGCTGGGCACGGCGGCCCGGCCGACCGAGCCGTCGGAGAGCAGGACCTCGACCTCGACGGTCGGGTTGCCGCGCGAGTCGAGGATCTCGCGAGCCTGCAGGGTGTCGATGAGTGCCACAAGTGCTCCTTGTTTCGCAGTGGACGGCGGTCGCAGTGGATGGCCGCTGTCGAGCCTAGTCGGCACCGTGGAGCCGAGGGCTCAGGAGATGGGCTTGACCTCGATGGTCGCCGCGGCGTCGCCGGGTCGCACGAACGCGAAGTGGGTGGCGCCGGATGCGGCGAGCTGCTCGAGCAGGCCCGTCACGTTCTTCGTGCGCCGCTGCATCCGCACGGTCTGGCCCGCCGCGACCAGGTCGCGCTTGATCGCGAGCGCCGCGGCCGGCTCCACCGCCTTGTCGACGAGCAGCGCGACCGCCTCGCGGACGCCGTCGTCGGGCAGCGCGACGAGCTCGACGAGCCGCTCGAAGCCGAGCGAGATGCCGACGGCCGGCAGCTCCTGGCCGAGGAAGCGGCCCACCATGCCGTCGTAGCGTCCGCCGCCGCCGATCGAGTAGGGCAGGTCGGGGTGCGCGATCTCGAAGATCGGGCCGGTGTAGTAGCCCATGCCGCGCACGAGCGTCGGGTCGAAGTCGAGCCGGATGCCGACGTTCGCGTCGAGCAGCTCGCGCACGCCGTCGAGCACGCTGACGTCGAAGCCGTCGAGCGGCTGGCCATCTCGGATCGCGTCGAGCGTGGCGAGCAGCCGCGCGCCGTCGATGCCGCGGCCGCCCAGCTCCTCCGCGACGCCCTCGCGGCCGATCTTGTCGAGCTTGTCGACCGTGATGAGCGCGCCCTCGCGCTGCTCCTCGGCGATGCCCGCGTGCTCGAGCGCCGCCGCGAGGATGCGGCGGTCGTTGATGCGGATGAACGCGTCGGGGATCCCGAGGCGCGTGAGCGCATCCCCCGTCGCCGCGAGCAGCTCGAGCTCCGCGGCGATGCCCGGCTCCCCCGCGATGTCGATGTCGCACTGCACGAACTGGCGGAAGCGGCCTCGCTGCGGGCGCTCGGCGCGCCACACGGGCGCGATCTGGATCGCGCGGAAGACGGGCGGGAGGGCCGCGCGGTTCGTCGCGATGAAGCGGGCGAGCGGCACGGTGAGGTCGAACCGCAGCCCGAGGTCGGCGAGCTCGAGCGGCGCCTCGGCGGCGCGCAGGTCGTCGACGGAGAGGCCGCGGCGCATGACGGCGAAGGCGAGCTTCTCGTTGTCGCCGCCGAGCCCGGCGTGCAGCCGGGCGGCGTCCTCGACCACCGGCGTCTCGATCTCCTCGAAGCCGTGGTCCTCGTAGGCGTCCCGGATGACGCGGAGCACGCGCTCGCGGCGCCGCTTCTCGACGGGCAGGAAGTCGCGCATGCCGCGCGCCGGGTGCACCTGGGTTGCCATGCCGACCATTCTCCCGCACGCGCTGCACGGCTGCCGCCGCACGGCATCCGCCTGCCGCCCGGTGCGTGCCATCATGGCGGCATGCGACCCCGTTGGCCCCTGCACGACCGCGCGGTCCCGGTGGTCGCCTGGCGGGTGGTGATCCTGCTCGGCGCGCTGCTCGCCGAGGGCTGGAACATCGTCAACATGGTGCGGTCGGGCGAGCCGCCGACCGAGCACTTCGCCTACTTCACGGTGCAGGCCAACATCCTCGTGATCGTGCTGATGCTGTGGATGCTCGGCACCCGCGAGGAGCACCGGCCTCGCTGGTTCGACCACGTGCGCGGCGCGATCACGGCCTACATCGTGCTCGCGGGCATCGTCTACGCCGTGCTGCTCGCAAAGCCCGACGAGGTGTGGTCGTGGACGGTCGACTTCACGAACGCCGCCCAGCACCGCTTCGTGCCGTGGATGGTGGGGCTCGACTGGCTGCTCGTGCCCACCGCCCGCCGCATCCGCGTCTCGCGC contains:
- a CDS encoding DUF501 domain-containing protein, translating into MLDPATDRDLEIMAAQLGRTMRGVLGIGARCACGAPTVVVTSPRLPDGTPFPTFYYLTHPAAAAAASRLEADGTMAALQERLDDPAVADAYAAAHAAYLADREPHGHVEEIAGISAGGMPTRVKCLHAVIAHALAAGPGVNLIGDEALALADWSPEVCACQPDARGSADREAHAEPR
- a CDS encoding septum formation initiator family protein: MPSSRDASGQLRVSWLLLVVVGLVVAGFVVLAPTIGLLLEQRRDIAALEAQVAAQQANVEALQSDQARWDDPAYIEAQARDRLFFVYPGETSFVVLDDRAALDAASVEVPSATLEEPAGDWASAAASSFLIAGLTDEGPSSFVGVAPDPQ
- the eno gene encoding phosphopyruvate hydratase is translated as MALIDTLQAREILDSRGNPTVEVEVLLSDGSVGRAAVPSGASTGAFEAFELRDGDSARYLGKGVEQAVDAVNEEIAEAIEGLSADDQRIVDSTLVELDGSDNKKNLGANAILGVSLAVAKAAADSAKLPLFRYLGGPNAFLLPVPMMNVINGGAHADTGVDIQEFMVLPIGAETFREGLRWGAETYHALKSILKEQGLSTGLGDEGGFAPDLASNRLALDLLVQAIEKAGFTPGSDIALGLDVAASEFFENGVYRFEGQDRSSADMTDYFTDLVDSYPLVSIEDPMNEEDWEGWAALTERLDERVQIVGDDLFVTNPERLIEGIERGAANALLVKVNQIGTLSETFDAIRIATQAGYSSVLSHRSGETEDTTIADIAVAVNAGQIKTGAPARSERVAKYNQLLRIEEDLGEAAEYAGAAAFPRFEG
- a CDS encoding histidine--tRNA ligase, whose protein sequence is MATQVHPARGMRDFLPVEKRRRERVLRVIRDAYEDHGFEEIETPVVEDAARLHAGLGGDNEKLAFAVMRRGLSVDDLRAAEAPLELADLGLRFDLTVPLARFIATNRAALPPVFRAIQIAPVWRAERPQRGRFRQFVQCDIDIAGEPGIAAELELLAATGDALTRLGIPDAFIRINDRRILAAALEHAGIAEEQREGALITVDKLDKIGREGVAEELGGRGIDGARLLATLDAIRDGQPLDGFDVSVLDGVRELLDANVGIRLDFDPTLVRGMGYYTGPIFEIAHPDLPYSIGGGGRYDGMVGRFLGQELPAVGISLGFERLVELVALPDDGVREAVALLVDKAVEPAAALAIKRDLVAAGQTVRMQRRTKNVTGLLEQLAASGATHFAFVRPGDAAATIEVKPIS
- a CDS encoding Pr6Pr family membrane protein encodes the protein MRPRWPLHDRAVPVVAWRVVILLGALLAEGWNIVNMVRSGEPPTEHFAYFTVQANILVIVLMLWMLGTREEHRPRWFDHVRGAITAYIVLAGIVYAVLLAKPDEVWSWTVDFTNAAQHRFVPWMVGLDWLLVPTARRIRVSRAAWWMAYPVAYLVAAWLRGGLVDGWFPYPFLDPGEHGGWAGLVGPTGQVLLAFLIGIMLVAVIGRLRYRATDSAGPSPSLASSPSSTSSRPYSNSSA